TCCCAGATCCATAGATTAAAATGAGTATTGCTGGTCTGTGTAGAACTacaataaaacacttcaaaacattcaaatgatTTAGATTCAATAACCCTCTTTTTCTAATCTTACTAGACAATGTTCAGCCCGtttactgaatgctttttaaaactctacTGTGTTGTCTTTCACTGTAAAAACTGCTACACTAGCTCAGATAACAAGTATTAAGTTCAATTTTGTGGTAGTACCAAATATATGATGCAGTTAGCAAACGAAGttggcttcattttctcataAAGTATTTGGCAGGACTTTTTTCAACTGTTTCACTCCCAATTTTCTATTAGTTAActatttcttgtcctgtcagacacacacaaaagtattgattattgcttatttccttaggtcaggtcagaaaatgttatggatcctaagcaggaagatgctgtaaCTGCTTGTACTAATGGCAGTCGTGAGTATGGTAAgtacaaacacttttattttaactagagtaataatgaatatgcaGGACTGTGTGTGTTGTTAGGAAGTTTCAACGTGTTGTAAAAATTCCAAATTATATAGTATGGAAGGAGCAAATATCTCAGGGAATTTGAGCAGTAATCTGTAACACAAACCAGTGTTGGCATTCTAttggtgtttaaaaaatggTGTAGTAGTTTGATGTAATAACGGTGGCATCTCCAAACATAccagtgtaaaaaacaaacaaacaaaaaatcacctgtTGCTAAGGTATCCACTTAAAATCACCTTTATTtgcaaagactttcaaaatatatcttaaagctTGAGTGCTACctgtcaaataaaacaaataactctGTGTACTAAACTGGGTTTTATTCTAGGAGTCTGTTTAAATccctgttactttttaaaataaaatatgattcatTTGAGCAAGACCGCTTTactgggaaaatgaaaactcaagaGATACTTTGATCGGGCATAGTAATGTGTAACTTTTGATTGTGCTCTTTTCTATATGACAAACTTTGTAGGggggaataaaactgttttagaagacaaaggaaatacttCACAAGATAAAGATTCTCAACAAAAGTTGTCAACTAGCGAAGACCACTCTACCCAGAGACTAACAAGGGGCAGACCAAGGAAGACTGTACATCCACCTTCAACAAAGCAGTgtgaaaaggatttaaattcaaaagaattgcaaggtctggagaaaaagagcatcCAAGAAGAGATGGGAGAGATCAGTACTTCAACTTCAGtagctaaaaatacaggaagaggaaggagaacaaatctttgcatggaaaaagaaattgtttcaaagcaTCCTGTTGAGAAAACAGTTGAAACCGTTTCACTTGTGGAAACGCAGGTTGATACTCGAAGACCAAGAAGAGGTAAAACTAAGGAACCTAAGGAGTTAAAACATCCTAGTGAGGATCTTGagtcttctgaaaaagattCTTCAGTGCTACAAAAAGATCCTGCAAATAGGAAACAGGCTTTGCAGGAGTATGATATCAGTAGCACATCTGTAACTGAAGATGatcaaagcagaaagacagaaggcgTATCTAGTAGCACTCAGGATGAAAATCACCAACTGCAAAccgatttaaaaaaatctgaaaacgcATCTGACAAAGGTAGTgtagaagacagagaagaaattcttctattGCATCAGAAGAGGTctagaggaatgaaaaaaatagaaaacacagaagcactgcttccacccaaaagacaaagaagagctaGGAATGAACAGGTTGAACAAGCTCCTTCAGAGGAACTTCATGGGACGACAAGGAAACTTCGTAAACACCAATCAGCAAAATTACTACAAGGTGATGAGCAGACTTCTGAGACTGCCCCCACAGAAGCAtctggaaacagaactgaacttgaagtaaaggtaacagaaaaaagaggtaagtcttcaagaaatgctagaaaacaaccaacagaagtaaaaccagaCATGTGCGGGATGGCacttgaaaatacacagaatgttCAGAAAGCCAAGGAGACTTCAAATGAAACCATTACGGAAACAAAATCACCCaccaaaaatgagaggaaagtaTCTCTGGGAGATGAAGCGGAAAATGCTCAGGAAAATACTACAAAGGCATCTCAAAGATTAAAGTCAGAATCACCTTCTGGAGAGACAGATAAAATGCCAGTAACTGTTCTCAACTTGGAATtcaaacaagaagcaaacagaactagaagcaggagagggaaaaaagactcTTCAGAGAAGAAGGCTGATGAATTTGCCCAGGATGTAAACAGCCTAGATCTTATGCTTAAATGTAAGTCAGAAACAGAGGAATCTTCTCCCAAAGAGTCTTCAGCCTCTAGTTGTGTCAAGCAGGCACACCAAGTAATGAAAGACCAGAACAACACAGCTGACACATTGGTAACTGCTCTAAACAGTGATGGCATTGCTCATAGACAtcaaaagcagacaagaaatgagcaggaagcaaatgaaccaaagcaaactgaaatcctGCAAGAGAATCGAACACCAAATAATAGAATTACACGTAGAAGACTTAGAGGAAGAAGAGTTAATTTTAAACTTGAAGAAGCCAGTTCCGAAGCtctaggagaagaaaggaatttACCTGGGAATGAGGAAGGAATGGCTTGCAAACATGATCAACGTGAGGCTTCAGAAAATCCTTTAGAAGtaaggaggagcagaagaaggCAAGCTGATTCCATTCCACAAGCAGCTTGTTCTACCTTTACGAAAAAAGAAACCTTAATTAAAGATCATAGTAAAGATGAGACTTCTACAAAAGATCAAGATCCAGCTTTGGAAGCTATTCCCTCTTCAACAGAAGAAGTTCCGCTGAGAGGACGAAGGCGGCGAGAGGTTGCTGTAGCATCACAAACGGTGAGTTCTCTTTCTATCAGAGAAAAACGTGGCTTGCTAGAAGGTGATGATAAAAAGATGACTGTGAAAGAAGATCAAAATCCAGCATTGGGAGATAGCACTTTgcaggcaaaagcaaatgcatcagcaagggacaaaagaaaagagattgatctagcagcagaggcaaaaagTTCAGCTTCTCTCCGGAGAAAACGTGGCTTGTCAGAAACTGATGACAAAGAGGAGAGTactaatgaagaacaaaacgTGCTTTTGGAATCGGTGTcctgtgcaaaagcaaagccattaggaaggggcagaaggaaagaaactcctcCAGTGTCACACACAACTAATTCCATTTCTCTTAGAAGAAAACGTGGTTTGCCAGCAGATAATGGTAAAGAAGAGGCTCTTAAAGATCAAAATGTTCCGTTAGGAGCAGTTGTTTCAAGTCTAAAAGATCAaccaaaaagaggcagaaggaatgAAGCTGCCATATTATTAGAAGCCACAAGTTCTACTCCTGCTCGGGGAAAATGTAACTtatcaaaagaaagtagcagaaataataatcataggaaagctaaacaaatgatttctgaaaaaccCTCTTCCGAAGAAAAAATTGACCTTTCAAAAGGGTACTCAGGGAAAAAGAGTAGTATCACTTCAGTGGCTGTTAGTTCTAGTTCACTTCAAGGTTTGCCAGAAGATGGTAAGAATGAAACTCCCAAAGAGCAACAGGGTATACTTTTGGAAGTAACccaatcaggaaaagaaaatccatcgaaggcaggcagaaggaaaatagttcCTTCCAAATCTGAAGAAACTAGTTCAACCTTTCTCAGGGAAAAGCTTGTCTTGCCTGAAGACAGAGGTCAAAACGGAATCCTTAAGGAAGGTGAAggtacagctctggaaaataactcatcccaggaaaaacaaaggcaactgagaaataagaggaaaaatgtacaaTTCAAACCAGAGGCAGCTACTTCTCTTCGTGACAATGGCAACTTGCCTGAAAACGGCAACATTTcggaaatgcagtgtttgataCCCACTGGTTCTGAAGAAAGTAAtcagtctggaaaaggaaaagaggttaaCCCTACCCAACAGACAACTTCCACTTCtcgcagaagaaaatgtctgttgcCAGCAGATGATGTACCacctaaaaaatcaaaatcaggtgaggaaaaaaaaatatttctattttctacatatAGCTAAGTCTAGAATTTTGTACAGGTTATTACTGTTGGCTGCCATAGTCTAATGTAAATAGAGAGTGGGTCTTTAATGTAGCAAAGAGTGGTAAGTAAAGAAGGGGCTAGGTTATCCTGTACAAACCAGatgtttctccaaagcagaatggATTGATTGTATGGCATCTGACAGCTGTATTCCTCTTCTGCTGAGTTATTCAAATGCTCTCatgctcttctgctgtctcAATCCGTAATTTGCAGgttaaataacagcaattaaCTAACTTACAGGTGGTTATGAGCATAGCATGATAATTACATTTGTAGCACCCattgtctgtgcttgttttctcctaaaTACCATCTAAGCTCCTGCTTTTGTATGTCCAGGTTTTGGGTAGCTTGTACAACTTATCCGTGCTGTAATGAAGTTGGTGCTAGAAGGACTTGGAGCTGTATTTGAGCtcaaatgacagcagaagttccacat
This genomic stretch from Anas platyrhynchos isolate ZD024472 breed Pekin duck chromosome 23, IASCAAS_PekinDuck_T2T, whole genome shotgun sequence harbors:
- the LOC139999315 gene encoding uncharacterized protein; this translates as MLVKSGGEYPWPVAKSWAEVVKLGVARPQAKAVKKHAPKRRPMKKTTQSPKAPERKIKGHFSTGHAESPATVVVGRAHSTTGRIAGQVLKVVKNPILKQNLNMDESFTGLAEMFKTPENTSGETSPSSTVRDSDLTPPCTTIDTSELRTPEESGEMMVSPLNTPDSSGEILDCHDISDLMREEESPKSIFEIMYSRIPEGIAMLEEDLDVDSVSLSAEKQASQVKLESKRKTPDEKLESVNVGSAIEQPLKTPEKKPGLVEVLSGIKQLMKTAKQKSEETKVDTRRPRRGKTKEPKELKHPSEDLESSEKDSSVLQKDPANRKQALQEYDISSTSVTEDDQSRKTEGVSSSTQDENHQLQTDLKKSENASDKEKIDLSKGYSGKKCSITSVAVSSSSLQGLPEDGKNETPKEQQGILLEVTQSGKENPSKAGRRKIVPSKSEETSSTFLREKLVLPEDRGQNGILKEGEEAATSLRDNGNLPENGNISEMQCLIPTGSEESNQSGKGKEVNPTQQTTSTSRRRKCLLPADDVPPKKSKSENDENGSPKNGKRNKTEEKLEGNVKTTQTAGGTNRTTRSSTRAKNTSGETSPSSTVRDSDLTPPCTTMDTSELRTPEESDSSGEILDCHDISDLMREEESPKSIFEIMYSRIPEGIAMLEEDLDVDSVSLSAEKQASQVKLESKRKTPDEKLESVNVGSAIKQPLKTPEKKPGLVEVLSGIKQLMKTAKQKSEETKSENVMDPKQEDAVTACTNGSREYEDKGNTSQDKDSQQKLSTSEDHSTQRLTRGRPRKTVHPPSTKQCEKDLNSKELQGLEKKSIQEEMGEISTSTSVAKNTGRGRRTNLCMEKEIVSKHPVEKTVETVSLVETQVDTRRPRRGKTKEPKELKHPSEDLESSEKDSSVLQKDPANRKQALQEYDISSTSVTEDDQSRKTEGVSSSTQDENHQLQTDLKKSENASDKGSVEDREEILLLHQKRSRGMKKIENTEALLPPKRQRRARNEQVEQAPSEELHGTTRKLRKHQSAKLLQGDEQTSETAPTEASGNRTELEVKVTEKRGKSSRNARKQPTEVKPDMCGMALENTQNVQKAKETSNETITETKSPTKNERKVSLGDEAENAQENTTKASQRLKSESPSGETDKMPVTVLNLEFKQEANRTRSRRGKKDSSEKKADEFAQDVNSLDLMLKCKSETEESSPKESSASSCVKQAHQVMKDQNNTADTLVTALNSDGIAHRHQKQTRNEQEANEPKQTEILQENRTPNNRITRRRLRGRRVNFKLEEASSEALGEERNLPGNEEGMACKHDQREASENPLEVRRSRRRQADSIPQAACSTFTKKETLIKDHSKDETSTKDQDPALEAIPSSTEEVPLRGRRRREVAVASQTVSSLSIREKRGLLEGDDKKMTVKEDQNPALGDSTLQAKANASARDKRKEIDLAAEAKSSASLRRKRGLSETDDKEESTNEEQNVLLESVSCAKAKPLGRGRRKETPPVSHTTNSISLRRKRGLPADNGKEEALKDQNVPLGAVVSSLKDQPKRGRRNEAAILLEATSSTPARGKCNLSKESSRNNNHRKAKQMISEKPSSEEKIDLSKGYSGKKSSITSVAVSSSSLQGLPEDGKNETPKEQQGILLEVTQSGKENPSKAGRRKIVPSKSEETSSTFLREKLVLPEDRGQNGILKEGEGTALENNSSQEKQRQLRNKRKNVQFKPEAATSLRDNGNLPENGNISEMQCLIPTGSEESNQSGKGKEVNPTQQTTSTSRRRKCLLPADDVPPKKSKSENDENGSPKKGKRNKTEEKLEGNVKTTQTAGGTNRTTRSSTRASARTRK